In uncultured Methanobrevibacter sp., the sequence ATACCCTGTTATTACAAAAAAATTCAACTCCTACACCTTAAAAGTGCAATTCATCTCCGGCTTAAAGAAGCCGGAGAATTCTTGCACAACAATGTTAAATTATATTTTCACCGCTAACTGAATTTTATTTTTGCATTCGGCATCGGTGTGGCCTTGATGATTTCTGCAATATGAAATTTGTCTTTAAAATGCATAATGTATCTTGCTTTTTTGAAATTAAGGATGTAGATGTAATCAGCACTCACAGTCAAATCACAGACTGTATCCGGACTGTTTGCAACGTAACCTATCTTTTCACCGTCCATATAGACTGCAATCGCATTGGGGTCGAATCTGTTTTCAGGCTCATTTTTAAGTACGAACTCTGTATGTTTTCTAAATTCTCTGTGGCTGTAGAATCCTGTTCCCGCAATTGTGATGAGGTTTTCCTTTCCGATATGGCGAAGGATGGAATATTCCTTTTTAAAGATAACTCTTTCAGTGATCTTTTCTTTAACTTTAATATAATGGTTTATATCTTCATCAGTTTCCATATTGGTGAGTATGTCAATTGCATTGCAGATAAGTTCAAGGGCTTTTTCACTCTTTAATCGTCTGCACAGCTCAATGCTCCAATCGAGAAGCATCCTTGATTTGTTTTCAGCATAAACCGGATGGTATTCGATTTTAATGGCGCTGTCATAACACTTCAAGGCCTCATCATAGCATTTCATGGCCTCAAGTATGATTGCCTTGATGTTGTAGTAGCTGGCTGAGGGACTTAGCCGGATTGCCTCTTCGATATATTCTATTGCGGTTCGGTAGTGTTTATCGGATGATTCGGCAAAGTAATTGCCTCGCAAGTAATAAGACCATGCCATGCTTTTAAAGACGATTGAATTGTATTCATCACTTTTTTTAAGTGTCTCATCTATGTATTCCTGAGAATAAGTGTGATAGTCATCATTTTTGAACATTTCGACATGTCTTCGGTAATCTGTTTTCACTGTTTTTAATGCCTTTTCATAGTATTTCATAGCTTCATCAAACCGGTTGAGACATTCAAGTGTTTTTCCTATATCCTGATAGGTTTTGATGTTGTCGATTGGTTCTGAGGGAAATATTTTGGATTTGTAGCATTCAAGAGCTTCTTCATAGAGTCCTGCCTTAAAGCACGCCTCCGCCTTAACGGATATTGAAGTGCGGGGGTATTTTTCAATCAGTTCATTGTAGCATTCAACGGCGCTCAGGTATTCTCCCTTTGCCATGTAGCTGCGTGCCTTTTTGCTTAGTCTGGTGTACTCTTTCGGAGGCTCGTATGTACTGTTTTCCTCTTCCTTTTCTTTTCTGTATCCGAATGTTGTACCGCAGCTGCAGACATTTGTTCCCGGAGATATGTACGCTCCGCAGTTAGGACATGTTCCCATCTAAATCAATCCTTACATGTTTTAACTATCAGTATTATGTTTGCAGTTTCTGCCTTTTAAAAATAATTGAAGGCTTTCTGATTGGTGCAGATTTTAAAGATTAAGGGAGTTTTTTAGCAATACGCTGAAGATAATTTTGTTCAAAAATCTTTGCTTAAATGGGTAAGATGTGAATATAATTTCAGATATTGCCGAAACAGGGATATGAAAAGTAAAAATAATATCTATTTTTTGAACATTGTTTTATGATAATGAGTATTTGTAAGATATTTTCCAATAAAATACAAACATTTATATATAATGCAGTATAAATTAAGTATATCTAAGAACAAAGTACCAAATTGTTTTTAGAAAAAACAGATTTTAAGGAGACCATTACCATGAATAGACTAAAACTTAGAAAACAGAAAAAACCTGATTTTGACGAACTTTGCGAAATGCTGGCTGATTTAAAGGATTTTTCAGATGAAAATCCTGATTTTTCAGATGTCCAATGGCGTGAAAACCTGGATATAATCCTAGATTTTCAGGATGAAGACGGAAGCTTCAAGCTTTTTGATTCATTTGATATTCCGGCTGACGCAAGAGTTGATTTTTGCTACACTCCGACATACATCTGCATAGCTGCTTTAATGAAGGCATACCTTTTGGATGCTGATGCTTTCAGCCTGAAAGAAAAATCAGCACTTCGTGAAAGCCTTAAGATGTCCTGTGCCAGAAAGCTGCGCGGACACGGATACGAAGCATTCAAAGGCCAGATTGAAGCACTCAATATTTTCATGAATGCAGGACTCAGAGAATTCTTGGACCTGCACTGGGAATTATGTCCTGAATTCAGCGAAATGTGTGAAAAAATCATCTCCGATTTCAGAGAGAGGGAATCTGAGGAAAAATTCAAAGGTTCCTGGGGCGAAAGCTATGAAAGCGAGATTAAACAGATCAACGAATACTTCTCCTCAAGAAAAGCCTTCGTCTACGGAACACTCATGAGCGGCCAGACCAATCACAGGTACCTTGAGGACAGTGAATGCATTGGAAAAACAGCAATTGAAGGCTATGATATGTACAGCGCCGGATGGTATCCTGCAATCATCGCCGGAGACGGTCTTATTGTCGGTGAGCTCTACTGCGTACCTCTTGAAGACATGCCAGCCATTGACAGGCTTGAAGGTGAAGGAAGCCTTTACGCTAAAAAATGCGAAATCGTAACTGATGCACAGCTAAATAAAACCCTTGCATTTGTCTACGTTTACCTTGAGGACGTTTCTGAGCTTGAGAAAATCTCTGCATGGGATGAGGAATACCTGTGGTATGTATCCTACGGAAGCAACATGCTGTATGACAGATTCATGTGCTATATCAAAGGAGGATCTTTTGAAAAAAGCAGATACCACCCGCCATGTGAAGATACAGCACCTCCTGTAGCCGTCAGAGACATTGAACTTCCTTACGGGATGTATTTTGGAAACACTTCAGGCTCATGGCACGGCTCCGGCGTTTCATTTCTCGACGTTACATGTAAAGGCAGAGCCCTTGGAGTGGCATATCTCATAACCAAAAAGCAGTTTGAACATGTATGCCGCAGAGAAAACGACGGACGCAAACCAAATCCTGACTATGGCTGGTATGAGGATATCACAATCCTGGGCGAAATGGACGGCTTTGAGATGAAAACCGTTACAAATAAGGATTTGCGCCCTTACAATTTGCCTTCTTTAGAATATCTTGAAACCTTAAAAAGAGGAATCAGACAGAACTGGCCTGAAATGTCAGAATCAGAAATTGAGGAATATCTTGAAGGCTGCATTAGAAGACCTTAAATTAAATGTGACATATATACTAGATTAAGAGATGAATCATGAAAACATGATTATTGGGGTATGGTGATAATTATGGGAGTCTGTCCGAACTGCGGAAGCTGGGTTGATGAAGGTGACGTGTGCGGATGCTGCGGAGGAAGCGGAAGCTATTCTTATGAAGACGATGATGATGAAATTAGTTTCACAGAAATCCAATCAGAAAAGAGCCGATATTCCCGAAAGGCATGGGACCTCTATATGGATTTCAGGGATGAAGAAGCCCTTTACTATATAGATCTTGCACTGGATTTGGATATTGGGGATTCAGGTAACTGGAACAGAAAAGCCATTATATTAGAAAGTCTTAAAAGATACTCTGAATCTCTGCAGTGCTATGATGCATCACTTAAAAGGCGCAGGAGTGCCACTGTCATGGAAAATAAGGCCAGAATGCTTTATGCCTGGGCCTGTGATTTACTTGAAGAGTCAAAGGAATTGCCTGACGGACGTTACCTCTTGTATAAAGCCCGAAAAAAGATTTCCCAGTCAATGGATTCCCTTTCACCTGATACTTCAGAAGATTTAAACAAATATGTCAGATTAAGGGATTCAATTGATTTTTATATAGAGTATGAAAATAAATTTCACTCAAAACTTGAAATACTCAAAAAATATGACAAATCTGAGCTTTTCACACTCACAGGAAAACGATTCTATAAAAACGGTGCTGTCTTAACTGAAGGGATGAATTTAAAGCTTTTAAAGGAAAAGGGCAACGAATTTGACAGTGACGCCATTGCAGTATATGCTGAGGGTGAAAAAATCGGTTATGTGGCCAACAATAACTATACATGCTATGAGCTGACATCACAGGCATCTGAACTTAAGGATAAAATCCCTGATATCTGTGAAGCAGAGTATCTCTTTTATATTGACCGTTACGCTGAAATACAGTATCATATAGCAAGAATAATTAAGGAGGATTAATATGTACGACCCGTATGAAGAAGAGGATTACGAATCAAGAATTGACAACGGAGAAGCAATATGTCTCAACTGCACTTACTGGAGCGTGAGCCCCTACGGTGCATCCTACGGTATGGTATGCCGCAGAGGATATCCAACAGAAGGTCCGGGCGATTCATGCTTTGAATTTTCCCAGTCACGCCATTATGCAAGTTATGGTAATGAAGGTCAGTTCCAGTTTGATGAGACTGCCCAGAGCACAGCCCGCAAACTCTATTACTGGAAAAACAGCAGATAATTATTTGTTTTTTATGAGCTCTTTGAGCTCACTTATTTCTTCATGGAGTTTTTTATTTTCCTTTCTTATTTCTTCAAGTTCGCTTTCAATCCTTTGTGATTTTTCATCCACGCTTTTTTTAACCTCATCAATTCCGTCATCCCCGCCTTCAAGCATGTTGTCTGTTAAGTATGATGATATGGATGCGGTAATTGTTGAGAATATGACTATACCTATTAAAATCAGTATCATTGTCAGTATCTTCTCGTTATATGTCTGGGGAGTGATGTCCCCGTATCCGACAGTGGTGAGTGTAACTATAACGAAATAGAAGTAATCGAAAGGCTCATATGTGGTTCCGAACACGTAAAATAGCGCAGTATATGATATAATGATGATAGCTATTGCGATTATGATTTTGTGAAATTCAGTCTTTTCAAAGAACTTTCCAACAGAACCCATTCTCGCAAAGCTGATTACTCTAATTAATCTTAAGAGTCTGAGATATCCGAAAACAGATCCCGGAAAATTAATCGGTACGAATAAATCGATTATAAAATCAAAAGGTATTGAAGCAATCAGAAGAAGGATGTTGTCCTTGTCAAGCAGAAACTCTTTTTTTGAGGGAGCTCTGTATAAACAAAAAAAGTATTCGCCTAAAAGGATTATGCACACAATAAGATCAAAAAGTTCAATATGAGCCATTGTAGACGGCGAAACATTTAAAATGAGTGAAATGGTAATCAGTATAAAGTCCGCAATAATAATCAGAGGTAAAATTCGGTTATACCACATTTCTGTTTTTTCATTTTTAAACATTCTCATTTTCCAAAATCCTCTTTTAATTTTGCAAAAATATCTTGCTGATAATAGTTTATTTTTATTGATTATTAAAGATTTTTTTCGCCAAAGCATAAGTTCAGGATGACTCCTGCAATCGCTGCAAGAGACATTCCGGAAATTGAAACTGACAGATTTCCGTATGCAACTGACAGGGCTGCACCGCCCAGGCCTAAAACGAGCATGGCTCCTGTAACAACTACATTTCGGGTATTGTTAAAGTCAACCTGGTTCTGGATAAGTATTTTAATCCCGTTGACTGAAATGAAACCGTATAACAGCAGTGAAATTCCTCCTAAAACAGGCTGGGGGATTGCTGAGAAAAGTGCTGTCAGATGACCTGAAATGCAAAAAGGACTGCAATTACCGCAGCAAGGAAAATTACATAAGCAGAAGCGATGCCTGTCATTCCTATGACTGATGAGTTCTGGGAATATGTCGTGTTGGCCGGACCTCCTATTAATGCGGCAATTAATGTTGCAATGCCGTCACCCAAAAGTGTCTTTTGAAGTCCAGGATCTTCGATTAGGTCATGTCCTATTATTTCACTCAATACCTTGTGGTCTCCGATATGCTCCACAATTGAAACTACTGCAATCGGAATTATTGACAGTGTTGTTGCGAAATTCAAATCATAATTAATGAATGGCAGGTAAAATTTAGGAATTTCAACTGCATCAGCTGCAAGCACAGATGAAAAATCGACTAAACCTAATGCTGCAGAGGCAATATAACCTGCAAGTATGCCTATTAAAAATGGGATTATTTTTAAAATTCCCTTTGCCCGAATGGCAATCAGTGCAGTTGCCAGAAATGAGATTAACGCAACAATAATATGAGTCACCGGAACAACCTTTAAATCCAGGCCGATTTGTGAAACGGCAGTAGATGCAAGGGACAGGCCGATTATGATAATCATCGGGCCTACCACTACGGGAGGAAGCAGTCTGTTAATCCAGCCGGGTCCGGTCATCCGGATAACGATTGAAACAATGAGATATACAATCCCCACAACCATCAGGGATGTGAATATGCTTTCAACACCTCCGACAGCATAGCTTGCACCATGAGTGCTATAAAAACAAATGAGCTTCCAAGAAATACCGGACTTCTGTAACCTGTAACTGCCAGATAGATAAGAGTTCCTATCCCTTAGGTAATCAGTGCCATCGGAATTGACAGTACCTCTGCTCCTAAAGTGGTGTTTACTACGATAGGGACTAATATTGTGCCTCCAAACATGGCTAATACGTGCTGGAGTGACAGTAAAATCCAGTTTAAAAGCGGTGGTTTTTCCTTTACGTCCAGTTGCAGGTTATTTGTCTTTTCGCTCATGGTTTCATTTTTTAAGTTATTTTAAAATTTTGGTTATACAATTATTTGTTTTTAAAATGATTAATTTGTTTCTATCAATATTGTTCTAGTTTTTATGTAATAAATTTCATTATAACTTAAAAATAATATTGATTTGAACTTATTTTTTTATATTAATAACTAAAAATTGTTTTAAAGCTAAATAGAATGATTTAAATATTAATTTAACAAATATAACTCCATACAATTTGTTTAATTAATTAAAGGAGCTATAAAAAAATGAGTATTGAAACTACTAAAAACAGAGATATTTTTGTAAAATTCTGTTTCATGTATTTTTTGACCCACATTTTAAAGGTTCTCGGAATCGACGAGGAAATTGAAGAAATATTGCCTAGTGAAGAGATAACATTCAAAAAAATAGGCAAGCAAAAGGTCTTTGATAACTTCCTTGATTTTCAGGTATTGACAAAATCCGGTAAAATACTGATTTTTGAAGTGAAGAAAAATCCGTTAACTAAAAAAGATTTGAAGCAGGCTTATGAATATTATGACAGAATACATTGCAAACAAAAAGCAGAAGTTAAATTAATAATTATAGTATTGTCCAATAAAGGAAAAATAAGTGAATATACAAAAATGGATATAACATATCATCCAGAAATCATTAAAACGAAAAACATAAACAAACAAAAAGATTTAAGTATAATCCGTAACAAAATACACAACAATGAGAATTTAACTACTGCAGAATCTTCATTATTAATCGCATTACCATTATTTGAAATCAATGAAAGTGAAGAAGAAATCACAGAAGAAATCTGCATATCGATTAAAAACAAAAAACACTGCATTCCCAGTGCAATATTGGATGAAATAACACTGGCAATGTATTTAAACATAATAGAATATGTTGAAATTGAAAAACATGAAAATCTATTGGGGATGATTAACATCGCAGAAAAATATCAGGGATTAATTGCACAAATCAAAAATGAAGGATTTGAAGATGGGGAAAAGAAAGGTTTTGAAAATGGGGAAAAGAGTATTATTTCCAAATTATTACAGACATTCTCTATTGAAGTTGTAGCTGATTTGCTAAATAAGGACATACATGAAATCAATGAAATTATTAAAAAGTAGAAACTCCGCTTTCTACTTTTTTCTTAAAAACCTTATAATATTTTCAGTATTTCAAATTAAAAAGCACATAATTAATTTGACGTATTTCAAAAAATTAATAAAATTCATTGATAGTGAAATGGTTAACGGTATAATTCCTTTTATAAACTTGTG encodes:
- a CDS encoding ion channel, giving the protein MRMFKNEKTEMWYNRILPLIIIADFILITISLILNVSPSTMAHIELFDLIVCIILLGEYFFCLYRAPSKKEFLLDKDNILLLIASIPFDFIIDLFVPINFPGSVFGYLRLLRLIRVISFARMGSVGKFFEKTEFHKIIIAIAIIIISYTALFYVFGTTYEPFDYFYFVIVTLTTVGYGDITPQTYNEKILTMILILIGIVIFSTITASISSYLTDNMLEGGDDGIDEVKKSVDEKSQRIESELEEIRKENKKLHEEISELKELIKNK
- a CDS encoding HIRAN domain-containing protein, coding for MGVCPNCGSWVDEGDVCGCCGGSGSYSYEDDDDEISFTEIQSEKSRYSRKAWDLYMDFRDEEALYYIDLALDLDIGDSGNWNRKAIILESLKRYSESLQCYDASLKRRRSATVMENKARMLYAWACDLLEESKELPDGRYLLYKARKKISQSMDSLSPDTSEDLNKYVRLRDSIDFYIEYENKFHSKLEILKKYDKSELFTLTGKRFYKNGAVLTEGMNLKLLKEKGNEFDSDAIAVYAEGEKIGYVANNNYTCYELTSQASELKDKIPDICEAEYLFYIDRYAEIQYHIARIIKED
- a CDS encoding tetratricopeptide repeat protein, which gives rise to MGTCPNCGAYISPGTNVCSCGTTFGYRKEKEEENSTYEPPKEYTRLSKKARSYMAKGEYLSAVECYNELIEKYPRTSISVKAEACFKAGLYEEALECYKSKIFPSEPIDNIKTYQDIGKTLECLNRFDEAMKYYEKALKTVKTDYRRHVEMFKNDDYHTYSQEYIDETLKKSDEYNSIVFKSMAWSYYLRGNYFAESSDKHYRTAIEYIEEAIRLSPSASYYNIKAIILEAMKCYDEALKCYDSAIKIEYHPVYAENKSRMLLDWSIELCRRLKSEKALELICNAIDILTNMETDEDINHYIKVKEKITERVIFKKEYSILRHIGKENLITIAGTGFYSHREFRKHTEFVLKNEPENRFDPNAIAVYMDGEKIGYVANSPDTVCDLTVSADYIYILNFKKARYIMHFKDKFHIAEIIKATPMPNAKIKFS
- a CDS encoding gamma-glutamylcyclotransferase; this translates as MNRLKLRKQKKPDFDELCEMLADLKDFSDENPDFSDVQWRENLDIILDFQDEDGSFKLFDSFDIPADARVDFCYTPTYICIAALMKAYLLDADAFSLKEKSALRESLKMSCARKLRGHGYEAFKGQIEALNIFMNAGLREFLDLHWELCPEFSEMCEKIISDFRERESEEKFKGSWGESYESEIKQINEYFSSRKAFVYGTLMSGQTNHRYLEDSECIGKTAIEGYDMYSAGWYPAIIAGDGLIVGELYCVPLEDMPAIDRLEGEGSLYAKKCEIVTDAQLNKTLAFVYVYLEDVSELEKISAWDEEYLWYVSYGSNMLYDRFMCYIKGGSFEKSRYHPPCEDTAPPVAVRDIELPYGMYFGNTSGSWHGSGVSFLDVTCKGRALGVAYLITKKQFEHVCRRENDGRKPNPDYGWYEDITILGEMDGFEMKTVTNKDLRPYNLPSLEYLETLKRGIRQNWPEMSESEIEEYLEGCIRRP